In one window of Thermus aquaticus DNA:
- the pckA gene encoding phosphoenolpyruvate carboxykinase (ATP), with protein sequence MQRLESIGIKPQKQVFWNTVSPVLVEHTLARGEGFLAHKGPLVVDTTPYTGRSPRDKFVVREPEVEGEIWWEEVNQPFPPEAFQALYERVAAYLSGRDLYVQDLYAGADPRYRLPVRVVTESPWHALFARNMFILPRRFAEDDEVEHFAPGFTVIHAPHFQAEPERDGTRSEVFVGISFARRLVLIVGTKYAGEIKKSVFTVMNYLMPKRGVFPMHASANVGKEGDVALFFGLSGTGKTTLSTDPDRPLIGDDEHGWSQEGVFNFEGGCYAKVIRLSPEFEPLIYKAANQFEAILENVVVNPESRRVEWDDDTKTENTRASYPITHLENVVDSGRAGHPKAIFFLSADAYGVLPPIARLSPEQAMYYFLSGYTARVAGTERGVTEPKATFSACFGAPFLPMHPGVYARMLGEKIAQHGPRVYLINTGWTGGPYGVGHRFPLPVTRALLKAALNGLLDGVAYRKDPIFGFEVPLEVPGVPAELLDPRGTWADKEAYDRQARRLARLFQENFQKYADGVPEAVRQAGPKAG encoded by the coding sequence TGCAGCGCCTGGAAAGCATTGGTATCAAGCCCCAAAAGCAGGTCTTCTGGAACACGGTCTCCCCGGTTCTGGTGGAGCACACCCTGGCCCGGGGGGAGGGGTTTTTGGCCCACAAAGGCCCCTTAGTGGTGGACACCACCCCCTACACCGGGAGAAGCCCCAGGGACAAGTTCGTGGTGCGGGAGCCGGAGGTGGAAGGGGAGATCTGGTGGGAGGAGGTGAACCAGCCCTTCCCGCCCGAGGCCTTCCAGGCCCTCTACGAGCGGGTGGCCGCCTACCTCTCCGGCCGGGACCTCTACGTCCAGGACCTCTACGCCGGGGCCGACCCCCGCTACCGCCTGCCGGTGAGGGTGGTCACGGAAAGCCCCTGGCACGCCCTCTTCGCCCGCAACATGTTCATCCTGCCCCGCCGCTTCGCCGAGGACGATGAGGTGGAGCACTTCGCCCCTGGCTTCACCGTGATCCACGCCCCCCACTTCCAGGCGGAGCCCGAGCGGGATGGCACCCGGAGCGAGGTCTTCGTGGGCATCAGCTTCGCCAGGCGCCTGGTCCTCATCGTGGGCACCAAGTACGCCGGGGAGATCAAGAAGAGCGTCTTCACCGTGATGAACTACCTCATGCCCAAGCGGGGGGTCTTCCCCATGCACGCCTCCGCCAACGTGGGGAAGGAGGGGGACGTGGCCCTCTTCTTCGGCCTCTCCGGCACCGGCAAGACCACCCTCTCCACCGACCCCGACCGCCCCCTGATCGGGGACGACGAGCACGGCTGGAGCCAAGAGGGGGTCTTTAACTTTGAGGGGGGGTGCTACGCCAAGGTCATCCGCCTCTCCCCGGAGTTTGAGCCCCTCATCTACAAGGCCGCCAACCAGTTTGAGGCCATCCTGGAAAACGTGGTGGTGAACCCGGAAAGCCGCCGGGTAGAGTGGGACGACGACACCAAGACCGAGAACACCCGCGCTTCCTACCCCATCACCCACCTGGAGAACGTGGTGGACTCGGGAAGGGCGGGCCACCCCAAAGCCATCTTCTTTCTCTCCGCCGACGCCTACGGGGTCCTGCCCCCCATCGCCCGGCTCTCCCCGGAGCAGGCCATGTACTACTTCCTCTCCGGCTACACCGCCCGGGTGGCGGGAACGGAGCGGGGGGTCACCGAGCCCAAGGCCACCTTCTCCGCCTGCTTTGGGGCGCCTTTCCTCCCCATGCACCCCGGGGTTTACGCCCGGATGCTGGGGGAGAAGATCGCCCAGCACGGGCCCAGGGTTTACCTGATAAACACCGGCTGGACCGGGGGGCCCTACGGGGTGGGGCACCGCTTTCCCCTTCCCGTGACCCGGGCCCTCTTAAAAGCCGCTCTGAATGGTCTTCTGGACGGGGTGGCCTACCGGAAGGACCCCATCTTCGGCTTTGAGGTGCCCCTCGAGGTTCCCGGGGTGCCCGCCGAGCTCCTGGACCCCCGGGGTACCTGGGCCGACAAGGAGGCCTACGACCGCCAGGCCCGGAGGCTTGCCCGGCTCTTCCAGGAGAACTTCCAGAAGTACGCCGACGGGGTACCCGAGGCCGTGCGCCAGGCGGGTCCTAAGGCGGGGTAG
- a CDS encoding heme o synthase produces the protein MSQTWLSRYAWGVLVWNALVALFGAYVRATGSGAGCGAHWPTCNGEIVPRAPQVETLIEFTHRATSGLAFLSVLALLALSLRLLPKGHPARFGAGLAFLFMITESLVGASLVLFGWVAHNVSPERAVVQMVHLANTYFLLAALTLTAWWASGGAPLRLRGQGAVGLALLLGFLALLFLGMSGAVTALGDLLFPVRNTLEALERSLTPGEHFLVRLRVLHPLIAVSVGLYVVFAGYLVAHLRPSEKTRLFAHLLAYLYGAQLLAGLVNVALKAPVWMQILHLFLAYAVWILFVLLSAAALAQGARRVELGEGGGEVHRGTGGATWKDYLALTKPRVISLLLLTTLLSMIIAAQGWPGTGLFLLVALGGYMMAGAANAINMVVDRDIDARMKRTAQRPTVTQKIGSREALLFAFVLALLAFLFLWWGANLLAATLALMGLIWYVLVYTFYLKRRTWQNIVIGGAAGAFPPLVGWAAVTGELNLFAWYLFALIFFWTPVHFWALALMIQDDYRAVGVPMLPVVLGEQVTVMQIALYALLTAMISLMPLFMGELGLLYLVLSLVLNGLLILKSLALYRQPERRTAVSLYKYSMLYLALLFLGMAVDRAL, from the coding sequence ATGAGCCAAACCTGGTTGAGCCGCTACGCCTGGGGGGTCTTGGTCTGGAACGCCCTGGTGGCCCTTTTTGGGGCCTACGTGCGGGCCACGGGCTCAGGGGCCGGGTGCGGGGCCCACTGGCCCACCTGCAACGGGGAGATCGTCCCCCGCGCCCCCCAGGTGGAGACCCTTATTGAGTTCACCCACCGGGCCACCTCGGGCCTGGCCTTCCTCTCCGTTCTCGCCCTTTTGGCCCTGTCCTTGCGGCTTCTGCCCAAGGGGCATCCCGCCCGCTTTGGGGCGGGCCTCGCCTTCCTCTTCATGATCACGGAAAGCCTGGTGGGGGCCTCCTTGGTCCTCTTCGGTTGGGTGGCCCACAACGTGAGCCCGGAGCGGGCCGTGGTGCAGATGGTCCACCTGGCCAACACCTACTTCCTCCTGGCCGCCCTTACCCTCACCGCCTGGTGGGCCTCTGGGGGTGCCCCCTTGCGCCTTCGGGGCCAGGGGGCGGTGGGCCTCGCCCTCCTTCTGGGCTTTCTCGCCCTCCTCTTTTTGGGCATGAGCGGGGCGGTCACCGCTCTTGGTGACCTCCTCTTCCCCGTGCGGAACACCCTCGAGGCCCTGGAGCGCTCCTTGACCCCGGGGGAGCACTTCCTGGTGCGCCTTAGGGTCCTCCACCCCCTGATCGCCGTGAGCGTGGGGCTTTACGTGGTCTTCGCCGGGTATCTGGTGGCCCACCTGCGCCCCTCGGAAAAGACCCGCCTCTTCGCCCATCTCCTGGCCTACCTCTACGGGGCCCAGCTCCTGGCGGGTCTGGTCAACGTGGCCTTGAAGGCCCCGGTCTGGATGCAGATCCTCCACCTCTTCTTGGCCTACGCCGTCTGGATTCTCTTCGTTCTCCTCTCAGCCGCCGCCTTGGCCCAGGGGGCCAGGCGGGTGGAGCTAGGCGAGGGGGGTGGCGAGGTCCACCGAGGGACCGGCGGGGCTACCTGGAAGGACTACCTGGCCCTCACCAAGCCCCGGGTCATCAGCCTCCTTCTCCTCACCACCCTCCTTTCCATGATCATCGCCGCCCAAGGCTGGCCGGGCACGGGCCTCTTTCTCCTGGTGGCCCTGGGGGGGTACATGATGGCAGGGGCCGCCAACGCCATCAACATGGTGGTGGACCGGGACATTGACGCCCGCATGAAGCGCACCGCCCAAAGGCCCACGGTCACCCAGAAGATCGGAAGCCGGGAGGCCCTCCTCTTCGCCTTCGTCCTGGCCCTCTTGGCCTTCCTCTTCCTCTGGTGGGGGGCCAACCTCCTGGCCGCCACCCTGGCCCTTATGGGCCTCATCTGGTACGTCCTGGTCTACACCTTCTACCTGAAGCGGCGCACCTGGCAGAACATCGTCATCGGGGGGGCGGCGGGGGCCTTCCCGCCCCTGGTGGGCTGGGCGGCGGTGACGGGGGAGCTCAACCTCTTCGCCTGGTACCTCTTCGCCCTCATCTTCTTCTGGACCCCCGTGCACTTCTGGGCTTTGGCCCTCATGATCCAGGACGACTACCGGGCCGTGGGGGTGCCCATGCTCCCCGTGGTCCTGGGGGAGCAGGTCACGGTGATGCAGATCGCCCTCTATGCCCTCCTCACGGCCATGATTTCCCTCATGCCCCTCTTTATGGGGGAGCTTGGCCTCCTCTACCTGGTTCTCAGCCTGGTCCTTAACGGCTTGCTTATCCTAAAGAGCTTGGCCCTCTACCGCCAGCCGGAGCGCAGGACGGCGGTTTCGCTGTATAAATACTCCATGCTCTATCTGGCCCTGCTCTTCTTGGGCATGGCGGTGGATCGGGCGCTATAG